One Thermodesulfobacteriota bacterium DNA window includes the following coding sequences:
- the queA gene encoding tRNA preQ1(34) S-adenosylmethionine ribosyltransferase-isomerase QueA codes for MKTSDFDYDLPDERIAYRPAAERQNSKLMVLDRGNGEITHRKFSELPGLLTTGDLLVLNDTKVIPARLFGRKKSGERAELLLVGKVDNRTWTCLVRNPREGLVIGFDDGPSGKLFSNGADVWLVEFSEAPDSYIEKSGRMPLPPYIKREPDARDRVSYQTVYAEKPGAIAAPTAGLHFTPALLKEIERRGVLTAYVTLHVGIGTFKPVKSELVEEHDMHREFREIPRETADAVNSARSRGGRVIAVGTTVLRTLESSVNESGEVVPCRGETGLFILPGYGFKVSDALVTNFHLPRSTLLMLVSAFAGRDFIFRAYHEALRLDYRFLSYGDAMFIV; via the coding sequence ATGAAGACGTCAGACTTCGATTATGATCTGCCCGATGAGCGGATCGCATACCGTCCGGCCGCGGAGAGGCAGAACTCGAAGCTGATGGTACTTGACCGGGGGAATGGCGAAATAACACACAGGAAGTTCTCAGAACTCCCCGGTCTCCTCACCACGGGGGACCTCCTCGTACTTAATGATACTAAGGTGATACCGGCAAGGCTCTTCGGCAGGAAAAAATCCGGAGAAAGAGCCGAATTACTTCTCGTCGGAAAGGTGGACAACCGGACATGGACATGTCTCGTAAGGAATCCGAGAGAGGGGCTTGTGATCGGGTTCGATGACGGCCCTTCGGGAAAGCTCTTCAGTAATGGCGCAGACGTGTGGCTCGTAGAATTCAGCGAAGCCCCGGATTCGTATATAGAAAAATCGGGCAGGATGCCGCTTCCTCCATACATCAAGCGCGAGCCCGACGCCCGGGACAGGGTCTCCTATCAGACCGTCTATGCGGAAAAGCCGGGAGCTATAGCCGCTCCGACTGCGGGGCTGCACTTTACTCCCGCGCTCCTCAAGGAAATCGAGCGGAGAGGCGTGCTTACGGCGTACGTCACTCTCCACGTCGGCATCGGCACGTTCAAGCCTGTGAAATCGGAGCTCGTCGAAGAGCACGATATGCACCGGGAGTTCCGCGAGATACCCCGAGAGACGGCCGATGCCGTTAACAGCGCGAGGTCCCGGGGCGGAAGGGTGATAGCGGTCGGAACGACTGTTCTCAGGACTCTCGAGTCCTCGGTAAACGAATCGGGCGAAGTCGTGCCGTGCAGGGGGGAGACCGGTCTCTTTATACTCCCCGGCTACGGATTCAAGGTTTCAGACGCACTCGTCACGAACTTCCATCTCCCGCGGTCGACGCTTCTTATGCTCGTTTCCGCGTTCGCAGGCAGGGATTTTATCTTCAGGGCTTATCACGAGGCGCTCCGGCTGGATTACAGGTTCCTCAGCTACGGGGACGCCATGTTTATAGTTTAA
- a CDS encoding argininosuccinate synthase, which produces MSKTDKIVLAYSGGLDTSVILKWLAEEYDAEIIAFVADLGQGEDLEEAKEKALRTGASKVYVEDLRDEFVRDFVFKAIKSAAVYEGSYLLGTSLARPLIAKKQIEIAKKEKAFAVSHGATGKGNDQVRFELTYYALDPAIKVIAPWREWDLNSRSSLIEYAEKHGIPVPVTQQKPYSCDRNLFHTSYEGGILEDPWSEPPENMFEMTVSPERAPDEPVYIDIEFEKGVPVKVDGKELSPVELLTVLNKVGGSNGVGRVDLVENRFVGMKSRGVYETPGGTILHAAHRALESLTMDREIMHMRDSLIPRIAELIYYGFWYSPEMDMLMAAVEESQKSVTGTIRLKIYKGNIILAGRRSPYSLYKEDLATFEKDSIYNQADATGFIKLNALRLSVRKLLEKKGK; this is translated from the coding sequence ATGAGCAAGACCGACAAAATAGTGCTGGCTTATTCCGGCGGGCTCGATACTTCTGTCATCCTCAAATGGCTGGCTGAGGAATACGACGCCGAGATTATAGCCTTCGTCGCCGACCTCGGTCAGGGGGAGGACCTTGAGGAGGCGAAGGAGAAAGCGCTCCGCACCGGCGCAAGCAAGGTGTACGTGGAGGATTTGAGGGACGAGTTCGTGCGCGATTTCGTATTCAAAGCCATAAAATCGGCTGCGGTTTACGAAGGGTCTTATCTCCTCGGGACCTCTCTCGCCAGGCCGCTCATAGCGAAAAAGCAGATAGAGATTGCTAAGAAGGAAAAGGCGTTCGCCGTCTCGCACGGCGCTACCGGAAAAGGGAACGACCAGGTGCGTTTCGAGCTCACGTATTATGCGCTCGACCCGGCGATCAAGGTGATAGCGCCGTGGAGGGAGTGGGACCTCAACTCGAGGAGCTCGCTCATAGAATACGCGGAGAAGCACGGTATCCCCGTCCCGGTCACGCAGCAGAAACCCTACAGCTGCGACAGGAACCTTTTCCACACGAGCTACGAGGGCGGGATACTCGAAGACCCGTGGTCCGAGCCGCCTGAAAATATGTTCGAGATGACGGTCTCACCCGAGAGGGCGCCTGACGAGCCCGTTTATATCGACATAGAATTTGAAAAGGGCGTTCCGGTGAAGGTAGACGGTAAGGAGCTCAGCCCGGTCGAGCTGCTCACGGTGCTCAACAAGGTAGGCGGGTCTAACGGCGTAGGCAGGGTCGATCTCGTCGAGAACAGGTTCGTCGGCATGAAGTCCCGCGGGGTCTATGAAACCCCCGGCGGCACGATACTCCACGCCGCTCACAGGGCGCTCGAATCGTTGACAATGGACAGGGAAATCATGCACATGAGGGACTCCCTCATCCCGAGGATCGCGGAGCTCATATACTACGGTTTCTGGTATTCCCCCGAGATGGACATGCTCATGGCCGCGGTCGAGGAATCGCAGAAGAGCGTTACAGGCACGATAAGGCTCAAGATATACAAGGGGAATATCATACTCGCCGGCAGGCGCTCTCCTTACTCTCTTTATAAAGAAGACCTGGCCACGTTCGAGAAGGACAGCATATACAACCAAGCGGACGCGACCGGGTTTATAAAGCTGAATGCGCTCAGGCTTTCGGTCCGGAAGCTCCTCGAAAAGAAGGGGAAGTAG
- the pgeF gene encoding peptidoglycan editing factor PgeF, which produces MGWIKSKLLSSLPGVAHGFADRDADGNPSEVAGYFGFSGLATLNQVHGKGVFVLRDKAALGLAKVSEGDAIVTSLRGIGVGISTADCVSILLTDHDGTVAGAVHAGWRGTVLRILDSTLEKIDEEYGLKPSDLSAVIGPSVGKCCYEVGEDVASLFRDRFEDWGQYLAETDSFKYMLDLPGINRGMLEKVGVANIENLGICTKCNPGFFSYRREGKGVGSQLSVIGLV; this is translated from the coding sequence ATGGGCTGGATCAAATCAAAGCTGCTGTCTTCACTCCCCGGCGTTGCTCACGGCTTTGCGGACAGGGACGCCGATGGAAACCCTTCCGAAGTCGCGGGGTACTTCGGGTTTTCCGGCTTGGCAACACTCAATCAGGTTCACGGGAAGGGGGTCTTCGTGCTGAGGGACAAAGCCGCGCTGGGGCTGGCTAAGGTCTCGGAGGGGGACGCTATAGTGACGTCCTTGAGGGGCATCGGCGTCGGCATATCGACGGCGGATTGTGTGTCTATACTGCTCACGGACCATGACGGAACAGTGGCCGGGGCGGTACACGCCGGATGGCGAGGTACGGTGCTGCGGATACTGGACTCGACACTTGAGAAAATTGATGAGGAATACGGACTCAAACCCTCCGACCTCAGCGCCGTTATAGGCCCTTCGGTCGGGAAGTGCTGCTATGAGGTCGGCGAGGACGTGGCGTCCCTGTTCAGAGACAGGTTCGAGGACTGGGGTCAATATCTAGCGGAGACAGATAGTTTCAAATATATGCTCGACCTTCCGGGAATAAACAGGGGCATGCTCGAGAAGGTAGGCGTCGCTAATATCGAAAATCTCGGGATATGCACTAAATGTAATCCGGGTTTCTTTTCCTACAGGCGGGAAGGTAAGGGGGTCGGAAGTCAGTTGAGCGTAATAGGGCTTGTTTAG
- a CDS encoding RluA family pseudouridine synthase, whose translation MNKEEKTKTFVVPPELSGIRADTALPHFLAGLTRSRIKGLIEKGLVLVGGEHIKPSRKLECGEEVLVTLPAPEPLDVVPEDVPISILYEDDCIAVVDKPPGMAVHPGAGVRSGTLVNALLFRFKNLSGIGGKIRPGIVHRLDKDTSGVMVVAKNDRAHNSLVNQFKTRAVEKKYLAIVEGNLKKDSGTFSSKIGRHPVDRKKMSSKAKAGRESLTLWKVVQRFKDACLVEAEPKTGRTHQIRVHFSENGYPILADSVYGFKKHKSAAVAAAAGKIGRQALHASRIGFFHPHTQKFVEFTAAVPRDMNEALNILAESGENSL comes from the coding sequence ATGAATAAAGAGGAGAAAACGAAAACCTTTGTTGTCCCTCCCGAGCTTTCGGGCATCAGGGCGGACACCGCCCTCCCCCATTTTCTTGCGGGGCTCACCAGGTCCCGGATAAAGGGTTTGATAGAGAAAGGGCTCGTGCTTGTCGGGGGTGAGCATATTAAACCTTCGAGGAAACTCGAATGCGGGGAAGAGGTGCTGGTCACGCTGCCGGCGCCCGAGCCTCTGGACGTCGTTCCCGAGGACGTTCCCATTAGCATTCTCTATGAGGATGACTGCATAGCCGTCGTGGACAAGCCTCCGGGCATGGCCGTGCATCCGGGCGCGGGCGTCAGGAGCGGGACGCTCGTAAATGCGCTCCTCTTCAGGTTTAAGAACCTTTCGGGAATCGGCGGCAAGATAAGACCCGGCATTGTGCACCGTCTCGACAAGGACACGTCGGGCGTAATGGTAGTCGCGAAAAACGACAGAGCCCATAACTCACTCGTAAATCAGTTCAAGACGAGGGCGGTCGAGAAGAAATACCTGGCCATTGTCGAGGGGAATTTAAAAAAGGATTCAGGGACATTTTCCTCTAAAATTGGGAGGCATCCTGTAGACAGGAAAAAAATGTCTTCGAAGGCGAAGGCCGGCAGGGAGTCGCTTACGCTATGGAAAGTCGTACAAAGGTTTAAAGACGCTTGCCTTGTCGAAGCCGAGCCCAAAACGGGCAGGACGCATCAGATAAGGGTCCACTTTTCCGAGAACGGCTATCCGATACTTGCCGACTCTGTGTACGGATTCAAAAAACATAAGTCGGCGGCGGTAGCCGCCGCGGCCGGGAAAATAGGAAGGCAGGCCCTCCACGCGTCCAGGATCGGCTTTTTCCATCCCCATACTCAAAAGTTCGTTGAATTTACGGCCGCCGTTCCGCGGGATATGAATGAAGCCCTTAACATTCTCGCCGAATCCGGGGAAAATAGTCTCTAG
- a CDS encoding prolyl oligopeptidase family serine peptidase, with protein MAGDENIVRKYEGRWATKPEQVDEGILFSFYSPGAREIFLSGDFNGWKHGTLRLVKGGDNVWRIILRPAPNRSYDYKYIVDGSWITDPNNPDLNPDIAGGANSIIYIGEKGNLLAKDDPERHKFTLEGRGIQHGTFSSERYKRSFDLYYVLPPGYSGEPLPAVICLNNYIKSQEIDRYCRKYGYIGILPSPDIGGDYIRKGKLNIFSELVKEVKERFRIDDDRLYVTGMSNGGLEAFLVSLYFPDLIAASAVVFGPYRLRYYKDKISQMNKDEIKRFLANLEFPQRMLPNLINTPVYISHGGGDEAVPADDAIVLHEILEKLGTPVKFNFYPKEGHTWLMVDEDLPNVFDWFGKFKRNKYPRSIYYTAPFGIFKNKVFWAEFMPYEVTQPVRIRVGVTGDKGIRIDSDNVKKITLNPSEELIRISENTKIDTVSKNANIDLNTDVNEAVITF; from the coding sequence ATGGCAGGGGATGAAAATATAGTCAGAAAGTACGAGGGAAGATGGGCGACCAAACCCGAGCAGGTCGATGAAGGCATACTGTTCAGCTTTTATTCACCCGGCGCCAGAGAGATTTTTTTATCAGGGGATTTTAACGGGTGGAAGCACGGCACTCTCCGCCTCGTCAAAGGGGGTGACAACGTTTGGCGCATCATACTCAGGCCTGCACCCAACAGGTCTTATGACTATAAGTACATTGTCGACGGGAGCTGGATCACGGACCCGAATAACCCCGACCTGAACCCCGATATTGCAGGCGGAGCCAATTCGATAATATATATAGGCGAGAAAGGGAACCTGCTTGCGAAGGACGACCCGGAGAGGCACAAATTCACCCTCGAAGGCAGGGGCATACAGCACGGCACATTCTCCTCCGAGAGGTATAAAAGGAGTTTCGACCTCTATTACGTACTGCCTCCCGGTTATAGCGGCGAGCCCCTTCCGGCGGTCATATGTCTTAATAATTACATAAAGTCCCAGGAAATAGACAGGTACTGCCGGAAATACGGATACATCGGCATACTCCCTTCGCCCGATATAGGCGGGGATTATATAAGAAAAGGCAAGCTCAACATATTTTCTGAGCTCGTAAAAGAAGTGAAGGAGCGGTTCAGAATCGACGATGACAGATTATATGTAACCGGCATGTCCAACGGAGGACTCGAGGCGTTTCTCGTATCACTATATTTCCCCGACCTGATAGCCGCGTCAGCCGTCGTGTTCGGGCCCTACAGGCTTAGGTACTATAAGGACAAAATCAGCCAAATGAATAAGGATGAGATCAAGAGATTTTTGGCGAACCTCGAATTCCCGCAGAGGATGCTCCCGAACCTAATCAACACCCCCGTGTACATTTCCCACGGCGGAGGGGACGAAGCCGTGCCTGCCGACGACGCCATAGTGCTCCACGAAATACTTGAGAAGCTCGGAACACCCGTGAAGTTCAATTTTTATCCCAAAGAAGGCCATACATGGCTCATGGTCGACGAAGACCTGCCGAACGTATTCGACTGGTTCGGGAAATTCAAACGCAATAAATACCCCAGGAGCATCTACTACACCGCCCCTTTCGGGATATTCAAGAATAAAGTTTTCTGGGCCGAATTCATGCCGTACGAGGTGACGCAGCCCGTTAGGATCCGCGTGGGCGTTACAGGAGATAAGGGCATACGCATAGATTCGGATAACGTGAAAAAGATAACATTGAACCCGTCCGAAGAGCTTATACGAATATCCGAGAACACTAAGATAGATACGGTAAGCAAAAATGCCAACATAGATTTAAATACGGATGTCAACGAAGCGGTAATCACATTTTAG
- a CDS encoding alpha/beta hydrolase: MIHRQRKLININSKDDFLIHSLLVTCEYEKPEDLFETPIVIMVHGVLGHFLARGTPRQLPPLLAERGINSFSINTRMAHLGQIFGRAIFDTTEYDIEAAVKFLKKEGYTKIFILGFSLGANLAAYYAANRPEPEVRGLILEGCAYSLPDSQKKRWDKWRSVPSYDEVYEKARELLGPDPLTSPRDEIFLVNRAWGDTFSPFHNEIYTYKTWWFMRSPEAHHAKTCTVIRSVKIPLLFLQGVNDDILEEREARDLARLAVEAGNASVEVRYIENAQHDCMENPDAASDVIAAWIGSIAGKSA, encoded by the coding sequence ATGATCCATAGACAGCGGAAGCTCATAAACATAAATTCAAAAGACGATTTCCTCATCCACTCCCTCCTGGTCACGTGCGAATACGAGAAACCGGAAGACCTCTTCGAGACACCCATAGTGATCATGGTGCACGGGGTCCTCGGTCATTTCCTGGCGCGGGGAACCCCGCGGCAGCTGCCCCCGCTCCTGGCCGAGCGCGGCATAAATTCCTTCTCTATAAACACCAGAATGGCTCATCTGGGACAAATATTCGGCAGGGCGATATTCGACACGACGGAGTACGACATAGAAGCAGCCGTGAAATTCCTCAAAAAAGAGGGATACACGAAGATATTCATACTGGGCTTCAGCCTCGGTGCGAACCTGGCCGCTTACTATGCGGCGAACAGACCCGAGCCCGAGGTGAGGGGGCTGATACTCGAAGGCTGCGCGTATTCCCTGCCGGATTCCCAGAAAAAGAGGTGGGACAAATGGCGGAGCGTCCCGTCCTACGACGAGGTATACGAAAAGGCGAGAGAGCTGCTCGGCCCCGACCCTCTTACGAGCCCACGGGACGAGATATTCCTCGTCAACAGGGCGTGGGGCGATACGTTCAGTCCTTTCCACAATGAAATCTACACGTACAAGACCTGGTGGTTCATGAGGAGCCCTGAGGCCCATCATGCAAAAACCTGCACAGTTATCCGGAGTGTGAAGATACCTCTGCTCTTCCTTCAAGGCGTGAACGACGACATACTCGAAGAACGTGAGGCGAGGGATCTAGCCCGGCTTGCGGTGGAAGCGGGAAACGCCTCGGTCGAGGTGAGATACATAGAGAACGCACAGCACGACTGCATGGAAAACCCTGATGCCGCATCTGATGTTATAGCAGCGTGGATCGGGAGCATCGCGGGGAAAAGCGCATAA
- a CDS encoding SAM-dependent chlorinase/fluorinase encodes MKNVITLITDFGTKDHYAGVMKGVILGINPDAVIVDITHEIEKYNIFEAAFKLRNYYGCFPHGTVHVAVVDPGVGGPRRPIAIEAGGYFFVGPDNGIFSPALGCLDSPVAIEITRSRYMLKDVSATFHGRDIFAPAAAHISSGVGIRELGDKAPEPVKLEIPQPSVYGNEISGEVLYADSFGNLITNIPGKAVGTGSRIYAGRHGIDGVSGAYGEAEKGELVAIIGSSGLLEISVNQGSARELMRGKRISVRVVTE; translated from the coding sequence TTGAAAAACGTCATTACATTGATTACCGACTTCGGGACTAAAGACCATTATGCGGGCGTGATGAAGGGGGTGATCCTCGGGATAAACCCGGATGCGGTAATCGTCGACATCACGCACGAGATAGAGAAGTACAATATATTCGAAGCAGCCTTCAAGCTCAGAAATTATTATGGCTGCTTTCCGCATGGGACGGTCCACGTTGCCGTTGTAGACCCCGGCGTGGGAGGACCGAGGCGCCCCATTGCGATTGAGGCCGGTGGTTATTTCTTCGTCGGACCCGATAACGGCATATTCTCCCCTGCGCTAGGTTGCCTCGACAGCCCGGTTGCAATAGAGATCACAAGGTCACGATACATGCTCAAGGATGTGAGCGCCACGTTCCACGGGAGGGACATTTTCGCCCCCGCGGCGGCTCACATCTCATCAGGGGTCGGGATTCGCGAGCTCGGCGATAAGGCGCCAGAGCCGGTTAAACTCGAGATTCCTCAGCCGTCCGTATATGGTAATGAAATATCGGGTGAGGTCCTGTACGCGGATTCCTTCGGAAACCTCATCACGAACATACCGGGAAAGGCGGTCGGGACGGGCTCCCGGATTTATGCAGGCAGACACGGTATAGACGGCGTATCCGGTGCGTACGGGGAGGCCGAAAAGGGCGAGCTCGTGGCAATAATAGGAAGTTCAGGTCTTCTCGAGATATCGGTGAATCAGGGAAGCGCAAGGGAGCTTATGCGAGGAAAACGCATCTCTGTCAGAGTAGTTACGGAATAG
- a CDS encoding ribonuclease Z encodes MKLAILGSGTCVPYTERGSSGYALELPGARILLDCGSGTTWKLARAGISYLDIDHIFLSHLHPDHTGDLVPFLFATKYAFGSPYGSRREKPLKLWGGPGFVKFFEALKNAYRDWILPDGLSVEEIGIGTRDFGRFSLTAAGVTHIESSLAYRIDAGGKSIAYSGDTDYSEALIELARGADALVIECALPDDKLKRSGHLTPGEVIEIANMSEAKRIIVTHLYPACDEMNVVERIRKGVNAEVIEARDLLEIEI; translated from the coding sequence ATGAAGCTCGCCATACTGGGGTCAGGCACATGCGTGCCTTATACGGAGAGGGGGTCGTCGGGATACGCGCTCGAGCTTCCGGGAGCCCGGATATTGCTCGACTGCGGGAGCGGGACGACGTGGAAGCTCGCCCGTGCGGGAATAAGCTATCTCGACATCGACCACATTTTTCTTTCGCACCTCCACCCGGACCATACGGGCGACCTCGTGCCTTTTCTCTTCGCCACCAAGTACGCGTTCGGGTCGCCTTACGGCTCAAGGCGCGAAAAACCGCTCAAATTATGGGGAGGGCCGGGGTTCGTGAAGTTCTTCGAAGCGCTCAAGAACGCGTACAGGGACTGGATACTGCCAGATGGGCTATCCGTAGAAGAGATCGGTATCGGCACGAGAGACTTCGGCAGATTCTCTCTGACAGCGGCAGGGGTGACGCACATAGAGAGCAGCCTCGCTTATAGAATCGACGCCGGGGGGAAGTCAATCGCCTACTCGGGCGATACGGACTACTCGGAGGCACTTATCGAGCTCGCCCGCGGGGCGGATGCGCTCGTAATAGAATGCGCGCTTCCGGATGACAAGTTGAAAAGGAGCGGACATCTCACCCCTGGCGAGGTCATTGAAATCGCGAACATGTCGGAGGCGAAGAGGATCATAGTAACGCACCTCTATCCCGCATGCGATGAAATGAATGTCGTAGAAAGGATAAGGAAAGGCGTAAACGCGGAAGTCATCGAGGCCCGCGATCTCCTCGAGATCGAGATATAA
- a CDS encoding nitroreductase family protein yields the protein MELMEAIGSRRSIRFYKPWKEVEDWKIQTMLQAARYASCQGNCNSTEAIVIDKKTYPKEDFEKIIECASPFNEIHLRQAPIVIAWLINLDAWYQELVQSFAVLFPARAITAAHGWTYQLLTEVTYPRLMSFPKDRTEDLLRIEAGQAIANALLAATELGLGCCLLATGRKPADFPKVLGVPENIVPIWLMSVGYAAESPGQRPRKRFDRLYHLNKYGNPLREDEKVKQELALKKMIQPMDPLPGREEELRHICRMFGLKEDMPDMPRDKIKALYEEDSPYYGELPPGLEEKGV from the coding sequence ATGGAGCTAATGGAAGCTATAGGAAGCAGAAGGAGCATCCGTTTCTACAAACCCTGGAAGGAGGTCGAGGACTGGAAAATACAGACGATGCTTCAGGCCGCGCGTTATGCGTCGTGCCAGGGGAACTGCAACTCGACGGAAGCGATAGTCATCGATAAAAAGACCTACCCCAAAGAGGATTTCGAGAAGATAATCGAATGCGCGTCCCCCTTCAACGAGATACACCTGAGGCAGGCCCCGATAGTCATAGCGTGGCTCATAAACCTCGATGCCTGGTACCAGGAGCTCGTCCAGTCGTTCGCGGTGCTGTTTCCGGCTAGAGCGATAACGGCCGCTCACGGATGGACTTACCAGCTCCTTACAGAGGTCACTTACCCGCGCCTCATGAGCTTCCCCAAGGACAGGACTGAAGACCTGCTCAGGATCGAAGCCGGGCAGGCCATTGCAAACGCCCTTCTAGCCGCGACAGAGCTCGGCCTGGGCTGCTGCCTGCTTGCCACGGGGAGAAAACCGGCCGATTTCCCCAAGGTGCTCGGCGTTCCTGAAAATATCGTACCTATATGGCTCATGTCCGTGGGCTATGCGGCGGAATCGCCCGGACAGAGGCCGAGAAAACGGTTCGACAGGCTCTACCACCTGAACAAATACGGGAACCCCCTCAGGGAAGACGAAAAGGTCAAGCAGGAGCTTGCGCTGAAAAAGATGATACAGCCGATGGACCCGCTTCCGGGGAGGGAAGAGGAACTGAGGCATATATGCAGGATGTTCGGGCTCAAGGAAGACATGCCCGATATGCCCAGGGACAAGATAAAAGCCCTTTACGAGGAAGACTCGCCCTATTACGGCGAGCTCCCGCCGGGACTCGAGGAAAAGGGAGTCTGA
- a CDS encoding glycosyltransferase family 9 protein, with amino-acid sequence MNWKIEGLKRLDGVLGSISCSVSKLMVSPRKTGERESRKILVIRPGGIGDAVLLYPALSELRNHYRDYTIDVLAEKRNWGIFAVCPYIDNLLLYDRQPHETLHRVIRGGYDVVIDTEQWHRMTAALAYLARAPERVGFATNERAGLYTRKVPYSHDDYEAVSFLNLVSALTGKKYEFDRDRPFMPLVLRSHDDITSAVSDFRKGKKAAVGIFAGATVSERRWGADKFADLSRRLQEENIGTVILGGEAEKSGAEFFKNRCIDGYLLDYVGCTTLGGTAAVISELDLFISGDTGLMHIAYGVGTPTLSLFGAGIENKWAPRGENHVVINRHLDCSPCTRFGYTPRCPYGVRCLADISVDEVKEAAMKLLSRSSKSERA; translated from the coding sequence ATGAACTGGAAGATAGAAGGGCTCAAGAGACTCGACGGTGTGCTGGGAAGTATCTCCTGTTCGGTCTCTAAATTAATGGTCAGCCCCAGGAAAACAGGGGAAAGGGAGAGCCGTAAGATACTTGTCATAAGGCCGGGCGGCATAGGGGACGCCGTGCTCCTCTATCCGGCCCTTTCCGAGCTCAGGAACCATTACAGGGACTATACGATCGATGTGCTCGCCGAGAAAAGGAACTGGGGAATATTCGCCGTGTGCCCGTATATAGACAACCTCCTTCTTTACGACAGGCAGCCCCACGAGACGCTCCATAGAGTGATAAGGGGCGGGTACGATGTAGTGATAGACACGGAGCAGTGGCACCGCATGACGGCTGCGCTCGCTTACCTCGCGCGCGCCCCCGAGCGGGTCGGGTTTGCGACGAATGAAAGGGCCGGGCTATACACGCGCAAGGTCCCCTACAGTCATGACGATTACGAAGCCGTGAGCTTTCTCAATCTCGTATCGGCTCTCACCGGGAAGAAATACGAGTTCGATAGGGATAGGCCGTTCATGCCGCTCGTCCTGCGATCTCATGACGATATAACCTCTGCAGTTTCGGACTTCAGGAAAGGTAAAAAAGCGGCCGTAGGCATATTCGCCGGAGCCACGGTCTCTGAAAGAAGGTGGGGCGCAGATAAATTCGCGGACCTGTCGCGTAGGCTCCAGGAGGAGAATATAGGCACCGTGATTCTCGGAGGCGAAGCGGAAAAGAGCGGCGCAGAATTTTTTAAAAACAGGTGTATCGATGGATACCTTTTGGACTACGTCGGGTGTACCACGCTCGGAGGGACGGCGGCCGTTATTTCGGAGCTCGATCTATTTATCTCGGGTGATACGGGGCTCATGCACATAGCATACGGAGTCGGAACTCCTACTCTGTCCCTGTTCGGCGCGGGCATAGAAAATAAGTGGGCGCCACGGGGGGAGAATCACGTAGTGATCAACAGGCACCTCGACTGTAGTCCCTGCACGAGGTTCGGATATACCCCTCGGTGCCCTTACGGTGTGAGATGCCTTGCGGATATAAGCGTGGATGAGGTAAAGGAAGCCGCGATGAAGCTCCTCTCCCGCTCCTCAAAAAGCGAGCGCGCGTGA